The Deltaproteobacteria bacterium genome includes the window GCTGCGCGCGCGTGCGCGCTTCGCTGCCCTCGGGAAGCTGGACGCCGACCACGCCGCGCGTGCCCCAGGCGACTCCGCAGGGTCCGAGCGGGGTCTCGAAGAGCGCGAAGCCGATGCCGCCCATCGCCGTGCCCGCCTCAGCCTTCGGACGCCGGGCGGGCGCGGCGTTCGTCGCCCTGCTCTCGCACCAGCACCTGCGTGATTCGCGTGCCCGAGACGTCCGCGATGCTGAACTCGTAGCCGGGCACGCGCACCACGTCGCCCTTGCGCGGCGCGCGGCCGAGCTCGTGGAAGACCAGACCCGCGAGCGTGTCCCCGCGCTCGGCGGGAACCTCCCAGCCCGTCTCGCGGTTGAAGTCGACCACCTTCACGCGGCCGAGCGCCTCGTAGCCGCCCTCGGGCAGCTCGCGGATCGTGAGCAGCTCCTCGCGATCGAACTCGTCGCGGATCTCGCCGACGATCTCCTCCAGGATGTCCTCCTGCGTGACCATTCCGAGCGTCACGCCGAACTCGTCCTTCACCACCGCGACGTGCACGAAGCCGCGCTGCATGTCGGCGAGCAGGCGCAGGATCGGCTTGCGGCCGGGCACGCGCAGGATCGGCTTCAGGATCGCGGCCAGATCGGTGCCGTTCGACGAGAGCAGCTGCACCAGATCCTTCAGGTGGACGATGCCCAGGATCCTGTCGATCGACCCTTCGTAGATCAGCACGCGCGTGTAGCGCTCCTCGAGCACCTTCTCGATCAGCTCGGTCGGCCGGATCTCCTTGGGGAAGGCGACGATCTCGGCGCGCGGCACCATGATCTCCATCACGGTCATGTTCGCGGCGCCCGCGGCCGAGCCGATGATCTCGAGTGGATGGGCGTCGGGGTGTGTGTCGGGCTGCGCGGCCGAGGCCTCGCGCGCCAGCCTCAGCACGTCCTCGACCGTGGCCATCGGCGGCCCCTCTTCGGCGGCCCCCGCCACCCGCCGCACGAACGGATCGACGATGCCGTCGAAGATCACGTGCACGGGCCAGAGCGCCTTGTGGAACAGGTACAGCGGCAGCGCGACGGCGTGCGAGATGCGGCGCGGGTGCGCAGCGGCCAGCGCCTTGGGCAGGACCTCGCCGAAGACCAGGATCAGCAGCGTCATTCCGGCGGTCGAGGCGACGATCCCGTACTGGTCGCCGAGCCAGTGCACGGCCAGCGCCGTCGCGACCGAGGGTCCGAGGATGTTCACGGCCGAGTTCGCGAGCAGGATCGTGACGAGGAGCCGCGAGGTGGAGCGGAGCAGGTCGCGGATCGCGAAGGCGGACGGGCCGCGCGCCTCGCGGATGTCCGCGTCGAGCTCGTGGGAGCGCATTCGCAGCAGCGCCGTCTCGCTGCCGGAGAAGAAGGCCGAGGCCAGGAGACACGCAACGATGATCAGGGCGCCCGTCAGAGGATCCATCTGCGGCGAGTGTAGCGGGTCGAGTGGACGCGGCGCGCCGATCGCGGCGACAATGCGGCCGAAGGAGCCGAGATGGATCTCGAGTACGGGCCGGAGTACGAAGCGTTCCGCGCGCAGGTTCGCAAGTTCCTGGACGAGCACAGGAAGAGCGCGCCGAGCACCGGGATCGGAAGCTCGGGCGGCGTCTCGGGCGCGGGCGGCGCGGCCAGCTCGCGCGAGCGCACGCTCGCCTGGCAGCGGCTCCTGATCGAGAACGGCTACGCCGCGCGCACGATCCCGAAGCCGTACGGCGGCTACGGCGCCGAGCCCGACCTGCTGAAGTCGATCATCATCGACGAGGAGTTCGGCCGCGCCGGGGTCTCCGGGGGGATCGGCGGTCAAGGCGCCTCGATGCTGGTGCCGACGCTTCTCGAGCACGGAAGCGAAGAGCAGAAGCGCGCCTACGTGGGCCCGACGATCCGCGGCGAGATGCTCTGGTGTCAGGGCTACAGCGAGCCCGGCTCGGGCAGCGACCTGGCCTCGCTGCAGACCCGCGCGGTCGAGGACGGCGACGACTTCGTGATCAACGGCCAGAAGATCTGGACCTCGACCGCGCGCGAGGCGCAGATGATGTTCGCGCTGATCCGCACGGAGCCCGACGCGCGCAAGCACGAGGGCATCTCCTACCTGATCTTCCCGGTGAGCACGCCGGGCATCGAGATCCGGCCGCTGCACACGCTGACCGGCCACGCCGAGTTCAACGAGGTGTTCTTCAGCAACGTGCGCGTGCCGAAGTCGTCGCTGGTCGGCCGGCGCGGCGAGGGCTGGAAGATCGGCAACACCACGCTGAAGCACGAGCGGAACATGCTCGGCAACACCACGCAGACCGAGTCGATGTTCGCGTCGCTCGTCGCGCTGATGCACGCCGAGACGGTGAACTCCGCGCGGGGGATCGACTCGCCGCTGCTGCGGGATCGACTGGTCCAGCTCGAAGGGAACGTGCTGGCGATGAAGTACCACGCGCTGCGGCTGCTCACCTGCGGGCTGCGCGGCGAGAGCCCGGGCGTGGCGGGGCTGATCGTCAAGCTTCGCGGCTGCGAGCTGAACCACCAGATCGCGGCGCTCGCGCTCGACGTGCTCGGCGAGCTCGGGCCGCTGGTGCGCGGCAGCGCCCACGAGCGCGCCGGCGGCGGCTGGCCCTGGCAGTGGATGTTCTCGCTCGGCCTGATCATCGGCGGCGGAACCGCGCAGATCCAGAAGAACATCATCGGCGAGCGCGGCCTCGGTCTGCCGCGCGAGCCCAAGGCGGCCTGATCATGGATTTCGGTCTGTCGGACGAGCAGAAGCTCTTGCAGGAGACGGTGCGGCGGCTGCTGGAGCAGGCGTACCCGACCACGCGCGCGCGGGAGATCTCGCTCTCCAAGAGCGGCCACGACGCGAACCTGCACACGCAGCTCGCGGAGCTCGGCGTGCTGGGGACGCTCGTGCCCGAGACGCACGGCGGAAACGGGCTCTCGTTCCTCGACGCGATGCTGGTCTCGGAGGAGCTCGGCCGCGCGGCCGCGCCGGGCGCGTTCCTCTCGACCGGCGTGCTCGCCGCGCTCGCGCTGCGCGACTGCGGCAACGCGCCGCTGGCCAAGGAGGTCCTGCCGGAGATCGCCGCGGGCCGAACGCGTTTCGGTGTCGGCCTGGCCGAGAGCTACGCGGCCCGCGACGGCGCGGGCGTGCGCCTGGAGCGCGGCCGCCTCGAGGGCACGGCGCTGTTCGCGCTCGACGCCGTCGACGCCGATCGCCTGCTCGTGCACTGCGCGGGCGGGCTCGCGCTGGTCTCGGCCGAGTCGGGCGGCGTCGAGATCGTCCCGCTCGACAGCGTCGATCGCACGCGGCGGATCTGCGAGCTGCGGCTGCGCTCGGCCGAGCCGACCGCACTGATCGAAGGTACCCCGCGGGTGCTGGCCGCCGGGCGGCTCGCGCTGGCGTTCGACCAGATCGGCGGCTGCACGCGCGCGCTCGAGCTCGCGCTCGGCTACGCCATGGAGCGCAAGCAGTTCGGCCGCGTGATCGGCTCGTTCCAGGCCGTGAAGCACATGCTCTCCGAGATGGCCGCGGCGCTCGAGCCCGCGCGCTCGCTGGCCTGGTACGCCGCGCACGCCTTCGACCACGAGCCCGCCGACGCGCAGCGGCTGGCGGCGCTGGCGAAGGCGCACGTCTCCGAGGTCGCGAGCGAAGTGCTGCGCAAGGCGACCGAGGTGCACGGAGGGATCGGCTTCACCGAGCAGTACGACCTGCACCTCTGGTTCCGGCGCGGCGCGCTCTCGCGCCAGCTCCTCGGCGGGCCGGAGCTGCTGCGCGAAGAGGCTGCGCGGCTGCGCGGCTGGGCCGCCTGAAGCTCGGCGAACGCTAGCGCCCCGGTTATATTCCGCGGCCCCGATCCGAGGAGTCGCACGTGCCCGAGTTCGTCTTCGTGATGGAGGACCTGCGCAAGGTCGTCCCGCCCGATCGCATCCTGCTCGACCAGATCTCGCTCTCGTTCCTGCCCGGCGCGAAGATCGGCGTGCTCGGTCACAACGGCTCGGGCAAGAGCACGCTGCTCAAGATCATGGCCGGCGTCGACCCCGAGTTCGTCGGCGTCGCGCGCCCCGCCGAGGGGCTGCGCATCGGTTACCTGGCGCAGGAGCCGCTTCTCGACGATGCCAAGACCGTGCTCGGCGTCGTCGAAGAGGGCGTGGCCGAGACGCGCGAGCTGCTGCAGCGTTTCGAGGCCGTCTCGGCCCGCTTCTCCGAGCCGCTCGACGACGACGAGATGAACGCGCTGATCGAGGAGCAGGCGAAGCTCCAGGAGCGGA containing:
- a CDS encoding HlyC/CorC family transporter, with the protein product MDPLTGALIIVACLLASAFFSGSETALLRMRSHELDADIREARGPSAFAIRDLLRSTSRLLVTILLANSAVNILGPSVATALAVHWLGDQYGIVASTAGMTLLILVFGEVLPKALAAAHPRRISHAVALPLYLFHKALWPVHVIFDGIVDPFVRRVAGAAEEGPPMATVEDVLRLAREASAAQPDTHPDAHPLEIIGSAAGAANMTVMEIMVPRAEIVAFPKEIRPTELIEKVLEERYTRVLIYEGSIDRILGIVHLKDLVQLLSSNGTDLAAILKPILRVPGRKPILRLLADMQRGFVHVAVVKDEFGVTLGMVTQEDILEEIVGEIRDEFDREELLTIRELPEGGYEALGRVKVVDFNRETGWEVPAERGDTLAGLVFHELGRAPRKGDVVRVPGYEFSIADVSGTRITQVLVREQGDERRARPASEG
- a CDS encoding acyl-CoA dehydrogenase is translated as MDLEYGPEYEAFRAQVRKFLDEHRKSAPSTGIGSSGGVSGAGGAASSRERTLAWQRLLIENGYAARTIPKPYGGYGAEPDLLKSIIIDEEFGRAGVSGGIGGQGASMLVPTLLEHGSEEQKRAYVGPTIRGEMLWCQGYSEPGSGSDLASLQTRAVEDGDDFVINGQKIWTSTAREAQMMFALIRTEPDARKHEGISYLIFPVSTPGIEIRPLHTLTGHAEFNEVFFSNVRVPKSSLVGRRGEGWKIGNTTLKHERNMLGNTTQTESMFASLVALMHAETVNSARGIDSPLLRDRLVQLEGNVLAMKYHALRLLTCGLRGESPGVAGLIVKLRGCELNHQIAALALDVLGELGPLVRGSAHERAGGGWPWQWMFSLGLIIGGGTAQIQKNIIGERGLGLPREPKAA
- a CDS encoding acyl-CoA dehydrogenase, whose amino-acid sequence is MDFGLSDEQKLLQETVRRLLEQAYPTTRAREISLSKSGHDANLHTQLAELGVLGTLVPETHGGNGLSFLDAMLVSEELGRAAAPGAFLSTGVLAALALRDCGNAPLAKEVLPEIAAGRTRFGVGLAESYAARDGAGVRLERGRLEGTALFALDAVDADRLLVHCAGGLALVSAESGGVEIVPLDSVDRTRRICELRLRSAEPTALIEGTPRVLAAGRLALAFDQIGGCTRALELALGYAMERKQFGRVIGSFQAVKHMLSEMAAALEPARSLAWYAAHAFDHEPADAQRLAALAKAHVSEVASEVLRKATEVHGGIGFTEQYDLHLWFRRGALSRQLLGGPELLREEAARLRGWAA